One stretch of Chitinophaga pendula DNA includes these proteins:
- a CDS encoding cell surface protein produces the protein MNTKKSVLIAASALALTFAACQKEAISPDAAALTGQNNKSQTERVVSPYVTRVLEYKPAPGQFINATYGSQSDAQNVIGVYDPANWQKIVTLGAYGGYIIFGFDHSITNQANKTDFIIYGNAFESNGNYFSEPGVVWVSRDVNANGLADDPWYQIKGSYYNNTATKHNYVVTYTLPSPQNADVPWTSNTGDNGLVLRNSWHTQASYYPLWLGVNSYALGGTRLPDNYAGGPTITGYADSTPDGDKIDISWAVNASGNPVSLASIDFVKVQSGIQKMNGTLGEVSTEVAGAADLSLLP, from the coding sequence ATGAACACAAAAAAAAGCGTACTGATCGCAGCCAGTGCCCTGGCCCTGACTTTCGCCGCCTGTCAGAAAGAAGCCATCAGCCCCGACGCTGCTGCCCTCACCGGTCAGAACAACAAATCCCAAACCGAAAGAGTAGTAAGCCCCTATGTAACACGTGTACTGGAATACAAACCAGCACCTGGCCAGTTTATCAACGCTACCTATGGCTCCCAGTCCGATGCCCAGAACGTTATCGGCGTATATGACCCCGCCAACTGGCAAAAGATCGTAACCCTCGGCGCATACGGCGGATACATCATCTTCGGATTCGATCACAGCATCACCAACCAGGCCAACAAAACAGATTTTATCATCTACGGCAACGCATTCGAATCCAATGGCAACTACTTCAGCGAACCCGGCGTAGTATGGGTCTCCAGAGATGTCAACGCCAACGGCCTCGCAGACGATCCCTGGTACCAGATCAAAGGCTCCTACTACAACAACACCGCTACTAAACACAACTATGTAGTAACCTACACACTGCCCTCCCCACAAAACGCAGATGTACCCTGGACCAGCAACACCGGCGATAACGGCCTCGTATTGCGCAACTCCTGGCATACACAGGCTTCTTACTACCCCCTCTGGCTGGGCGTAAACTCCTACGCACTGGGTGGTACCCGCCTCCCCGACAACTACGCCGGCGGACCTACCATCACAGGATATGCGGACTCCACCCCCGATGGCGATAAAATCGATATCTCCTGGGCCGTTAACGCCAGCGGTAACCCCGTGAGCCTCGCCAGCATCGACTTCGTGAAAGTGCAAAGCGGCATCCAGAAAATGAATGGCACCCTCGGCGAAGTATCCACAGAAGTAGCCGGCGCCGCCGACCTCTCCCTGCTTCCCTGA
- the cobC gene encoding alpha-ribazole phosphatase, with protein sequence MEIYLIRHTTPAISRGTCYGFADLDVAPSFQEEAARISTILPDTRSFDIYTSPLQRCARLATHLFGETVTRDARLKELNFGDWEMKTWDSLGENALQAWMDNYVYARVPGGESYHDLYLRSIECFNEIVGKNSDAIIVAHSGVIRAILAYATNTPLDKSFDIRVEYGRTAHLKIKEGKTEVVSINN encoded by the coding sequence ATGGAAATTTACCTGATCCGTCACACCACACCAGCAATATCCCGGGGTACCTGCTATGGCTTCGCCGATCTCGATGTCGCCCCTTCCTTCCAGGAAGAAGCAGCACGCATCAGCACCATCCTGCCAGATACCCGCAGCTTTGATATCTATACCAGCCCCCTACAACGTTGCGCACGCCTCGCCACACACCTATTCGGCGAAACAGTCACCCGCGACGCTCGCCTCAAAGAACTCAACTTCGGAGACTGGGAAATGAAAACATGGGATTCACTGGGAGAAAATGCCCTCCAGGCCTGGATGGATAACTACGTATACGCACGCGTACCTGGTGGCGAAAGCTACCACGACCTATACCTGCGCAGCATCGAATGCTTCAACGAAATAGTAGGAAAAAACAGCGATGCCATCATAGTAGCACACAGCGGCGTAATACGCGCCATACTGGCGTATGCCACCAACACCCCGCTGGATAAGTCTTTCGACATCAGGGTGGAATACGGCCGCACCGCACACCTGAAAATAAAGGAAGGAAAAACAGAAGTAGTAAGTATCAACAATTAG
- a CDS encoding ABC transporter substrate-binding protein codes for MIASSFLPAATQMIYDMGLQHLLQGVTFECPQIAAEQPKIVRCVLEGHNYSSQEIDRIFSASKAQGKSLYYVDEPLLENIAPDIIFTQDVCEVCQIDTHCTQQAIYKLPKQPQLVALSPNNLQDVFTCAITIAQALGHEEAAYTYLAALQQRLDKIVDTLRANKAPLRSVMLLEWIAPIYNCGHWIPYQIAYAGGVDMLSNPAGDSIVTSWDKIVRYNPEVLVIAPCGFNVDRSLQELELLSNKPEWHQLQAVKNNAVFVADYDLFTQPSAATLVDGSELLAGLFHPEIFTVPSHLQQKYKALYAQQVATH; via the coding sequence ATGATAGCCTCCTCTTTCCTGCCGGCAGCTACACAAATGATCTACGATATGGGCCTGCAACACCTCCTGCAGGGCGTTACCTTCGAATGCCCTCAGATCGCAGCAGAACAGCCCAAAATCGTCCGCTGTGTACTGGAAGGACATAACTACTCCAGCCAGGAAATAGATCGCATTTTCTCCGCCTCCAAAGCCCAGGGGAAAAGCCTCTACTATGTAGATGAACCCTTGCTCGAAAACATCGCCCCCGACATCATCTTCACACAAGATGTCTGCGAAGTATGCCAGATCGATACCCACTGCACCCAACAAGCCATCTATAAACTGCCCAAACAACCACAACTCGTCGCCCTCAGCCCTAACAACCTGCAGGACGTATTCACCTGCGCCATCACCATCGCACAGGCCCTCGGTCACGAAGAAGCAGCCTATACATACCTCGCCGCCCTCCAGCAACGCCTCGATAAAATAGTAGATACCCTCCGCGCCAATAAAGCACCGCTACGCAGCGTCATGCTCCTCGAATGGATCGCACCCATCTACAACTGCGGACACTGGATACCCTATCAGATCGCCTACGCAGGCGGCGTAGACATGCTCTCCAACCCCGCAGGCGACTCCATCGTCACCAGCTGGGACAAGATCGTCCGGTACAACCCGGAAGTCCTCGTCATCGCCCCCTGCGGCTTCAACGTCGACAGATCCCTCCAGGAACTCGAACTACTTTCCAATAAACCCGAATGGCACCAACTACAGGCCGTAAAAAACAACGCCGTATTCGTCGCCGACTACGACCTGTTCACACAACCCAGCGCCGCCACCCTCGTCGATGGCTCAGAACTACTGGCCGGCCTTTTCCATCCGGAAATATTTACCGTACCTTCACACTTGCAACAGAAATATAAAGCCCTGTATGCACAACAAGTAGCAACGCATTAA
- the cobT gene encoding nicotinate-nucleotide--dimethylbenzimidazole phosphoribosyltransferase, whose amino-acid sequence MNIPAIPSISRQLLSSIQDKIDQKTKPQGSLGKLEQTALQIALIQQTTLPELKHPAIVVFAADHGIAADGQVNPFPQAVTTQMVYNFLNGGAAINVFCRQQQLNLQIVDAGVNHSFTQHPLLIDKKIAMGTRNYLHEPAMSRDQCLLAIQAGADVVQQLHQEGCNIIGFGEMGIGNTSAASLLMCCYTGIPLANCIGAGTGSNAQQLVQKKAILQQALNKQGIPTDPLQVLATFGGFEIAMISGAILKAASLNMIVVIDGFIVTTALLAAVKLQPASRDYCLFAHTSNEKGHEQLLHYLEAQPLLQLDMRLGEGTGAAIAMPLIQNAVAFLREMASFSDAGVAGKH is encoded by the coding sequence ATGAATATTCCAGCGATCCCCTCCATATCCCGTCAACTGCTATCATCCATACAGGACAAGATCGATCAGAAGACAAAACCTCAGGGCTCCCTCGGAAAACTCGAACAGACAGCCCTCCAGATTGCCCTCATCCAGCAAACCACCCTCCCGGAACTAAAACACCCGGCCATCGTGGTATTCGCCGCCGATCATGGCATCGCCGCCGATGGACAGGTCAACCCCTTCCCTCAGGCTGTCACCACCCAAATGGTATACAACTTCCTCAACGGCGGCGCCGCCATCAACGTATTCTGCCGTCAGCAACAACTCAACCTCCAAATCGTCGACGCCGGCGTCAACCACTCCTTTACACAACATCCCTTGCTCATCGATAAAAAGATAGCCATGGGCACCCGCAACTACCTCCATGAACCTGCCATGAGCAGAGATCAATGCCTGCTGGCCATACAAGCAGGCGCAGACGTAGTTCAGCAACTACACCAGGAAGGCTGCAATATCATCGGCTTCGGCGAAATGGGAATAGGCAACACCTCCGCCGCTTCCCTCCTCATGTGCTGCTATACCGGCATCCCCCTCGCCAACTGCATCGGCGCCGGCACCGGTAGCAACGCCCAACAATTGGTGCAAAAAAAAGCCATCCTCCAACAAGCCCTCAACAAACAGGGCATACCCACCGATCCCCTCCAGGTACTGGCCACCTTCGGCGGATTCGAAATCGCCATGATAAGCGGTGCCATACTCAAAGCCGCATCCCTTAATATGATCGTCGTAATAGATGGATTCATCGTCACCACCGCCCTGCTGGCCGCCGTCAAACTGCAACCAGCCTCCCGCGACTACTGCCTCTTCGCACATACCTCCAATGAAAAAGGACACGAACAATTATTACATTACCTGGAAGCACAACCACTACTGCAACTCGACATGCGACTAGGCGAAGGCACCGGCGCCGCCATCGCCATGCCACTGATACAAAACGCCGTCGCATTCCTCCGCGAAATGGCCAGCTTCAGCGATGCTGGCGTCGCCGGTAAACACTAA
- a CDS encoding adenosylcobinamide-GDP ribazoletransferase, which translates to MKEQYQLFWTAVMFYTRIPVPAGIDHAADRLNKATCYLPLIGWIVGGAMAAITYGLHFILPIPVVLLLTLASGIWITGAFHEDGFADMCDGFGGGWTKAKILDIMKDSRIGTYGMAGLTILLLLKFYCLQSLPLPTAIAALLIAHPLSRLLAVTVIYSLPYVRENEDSKAKPVSKGITTPALLVAAALGLLPLLAWISWQHQYWLLITIPAIWIARTYLVRLMRKWIGGYTGDCLGATQQVAETVIYLCFCIIQWKFT; encoded by the coding sequence ATGAAAGAACAATACCAGCTATTCTGGACCGCCGTCATGTTCTATACCCGCATACCCGTACCCGCCGGTATAGACCATGCAGCCGACCGACTCAACAAAGCCACCTGCTATCTCCCCCTTATCGGCTGGATAGTAGGTGGCGCCATGGCCGCCATAACTTACGGCCTCCATTTCATACTTCCCATACCCGTCGTCCTGCTACTCACACTCGCCAGCGGCATATGGATCACCGGCGCCTTCCACGAAGATGGATTCGCAGATATGTGCGATGGATTCGGCGGCGGCTGGACCAAAGCCAAAATACTGGATATCATGAAAGATAGCCGTATAGGTACCTATGGCATGGCAGGACTCACCATCCTGCTGCTACTCAAATTCTATTGCCTGCAATCACTACCCCTGCCCACAGCCATCGCCGCCTTACTGATCGCACACCCACTCAGCAGACTACTGGCAGTAACCGTCATCTATAGCCTCCCCTACGTCAGGGAAAATGAAGACAGCAAAGCCAAACCCGTCTCCAAAGGCATCACCACGCCCGCCCTCCTGGTCGCAGCCGCATTGGGACTACTCCCACTCCTGGCATGGATCAGCTGGCAACACCAATACTGGCTACTCATCACCATCCCCGCCATCTGGATCGCCCGCACCTACCTCGTCCGACTCATGCGTAAATGGATCGGCGGCTACACCGGCGACTGCCTCGGCGCCACACAACAGGTTGCAGAAACAGTTATATATTTGTGCTTTTGTATCATACAATGGAAATTTACCTGA
- a CDS encoding PKD-like domain-containing protein, with amino-acid sequence MKLSGIKRYLAITAIITTAFLACKSNNNTVPTYPFPKMKDSGIKDGKDTINVGQTLQLYPKLESTAGMTYMWIVNSRKASVDSAYNFTPPSAGNYRVTYKAFNTAGELAYDYQINVK; translated from the coding sequence ATGAAATTATCCGGGATCAAACGCTACCTGGCCATCACAGCAATCATTACCACCGCTTTCCTCGCTTGTAAAAGCAATAACAACACCGTTCCCACATACCCCTTTCCTAAAATGAAAGACTCAGGTATCAAAGACGGAAAAGATACCATCAACGTAGGCCAAACATTACAGCTGTACCCTAAACTGGAAAGCACAGCCGGCATGACCTACATGTGGATCGTCAACAGCCGCAAAGCCAGCGTAGACTCCGCCTATAATTTCACACCGCCATCCGCCGGCAACTACAGAGTGACCTATAAAGCATTCAATACAGCCGGCGAACTGGCATACGACTACCAGATCAACGTTAAATAA
- a CDS encoding YncE family protein, whose product MNNNSIKQHAKLLSLFTAAALFVTACSKKDAPIPEPPVVDEGIYILNEGNMGTNSATLDYFDFKQQRLSFNIFTAANPNKTDSLNNRLGNKLGDVGQDVKVYGSKMYIVVNNSNKVEVVDAKTVKSIKTIYLPKKQPRYVAFYKDKAFVNAYDGTVTVIDTGNLSIVKSIKVGKTPEGMTVVGDKLYVANAGWQDVVYAPPGTVGQYDSTLSVIDLNSLTEIKKVVVTKNMGRLVADKYGDIYCVGQDQYAGAVVVAPGDVYVFDTKTETVKKKLGFLATAIAIQDDNGFFINYNWETSKPTYIKFNVATETKISDNFITDGTDKSIKVPYGIVVDPVTSDIYLSDGGVYPTQVYVLSATGTKKNWFKTSGDFASSFAFYRK is encoded by the coding sequence ATGAATAACAATTCTATTAAACAACACGCAAAACTGCTCAGCCTCTTCACCGCCGCAGCACTTTTCGTCACCGCTTGTAGTAAAAAAGATGCCCCCATCCCGGAACCTCCCGTAGTAGATGAAGGCATATACATCCTCAATGAAGGCAACATGGGTACCAACAGTGCTACCCTCGATTACTTCGACTTCAAACAACAAAGACTTAGCTTCAACATCTTCACCGCCGCAAACCCCAACAAAACAGACTCACTCAATAACAGACTGGGTAACAAACTGGGCGACGTAGGACAGGACGTAAAGGTTTACGGCAGCAAAATGTATATCGTCGTAAACAATAGTAACAAAGTAGAAGTAGTAGATGCCAAAACAGTAAAATCTATCAAAACCATCTATCTGCCCAAAAAACAACCACGCTACGTAGCTTTCTATAAAGACAAAGCCTTCGTAAACGCATACGATGGCACCGTAACCGTAATTGATACCGGCAACCTCTCCATCGTAAAAAGTATCAAAGTCGGTAAAACCCCCGAAGGCATGACCGTAGTAGGTGATAAACTCTACGTAGCCAACGCCGGCTGGCAGGATGTCGTATACGCTCCCCCCGGCACCGTTGGCCAGTACGACTCCACACTCTCTGTCATCGACCTCAACTCCCTGACAGAGATCAAAAAAGTAGTCGTAACCAAAAACATGGGCCGGCTCGTAGCAGATAAATATGGCGATATCTATTGCGTCGGCCAGGATCAATACGCAGGCGCCGTAGTCGTAGCACCGGGCGATGTATACGTATTCGATACCAAAACCGAAACAGTCAAGAAAAAACTGGGCTTCCTCGCTACAGCAATAGCCATCCAGGACGACAACGGCTTCTTCATCAACTACAACTGGGAAACCAGCAAACCGACTTATATCAAATTCAATGTCGCTACCGAAACAAAGATATCCGACAACTTTATCACCGATGGCACAGACAAATCCATCAAAGTACCCTACGGCATAGTAGTAGATCCTGTTACCTCCGATATATACCTCTCCGATGGCGGCGTATATCCCACACAGGTATATGTTCTCTCTGCCACCGGCACTAAGAAGAACTGGTTTAAAACATCCGGCGACTTCGCATCATCATTTGCTTTCTATAGAAAATAG
- the cobU gene encoding bifunctional adenosylcobinamide kinase/adenosylcobinamide-phosphate guanylyltransferase — translation MIYLITGGARSGKSRYAQELALRLSPEPVYVATAKVWDQDFGERVQRHKNDRGPEWTTFEEQLQVSTLPIEGRTVVIDCVTLWLTNFFMQYSYEVSPSLEAIKQEVRKLAEMKGNFIIVTNEIGMGVHAETAIGRKFTDLQGWANQYIAHLAQEVTLMVSGLAVSVKAATAAS, via the coding sequence ATGATCTATCTCATCACCGGCGGAGCACGCTCCGGAAAAAGCAGGTACGCACAGGAACTCGCACTCCGCCTGTCCCCGGAACCCGTATACGTCGCCACCGCCAAAGTCTGGGACCAGGACTTCGGCGAAAGAGTACAACGCCATAAAAACGACCGCGGTCCAGAATGGACCACTTTCGAAGAACAACTGCAGGTCAGCACCCTCCCCATCGAAGGCCGAACCGTCGTAATAGACTGCGTTACCCTCTGGCTCACCAACTTCTTCATGCAATACAGCTACGAAGTATCCCCCTCCCTCGAAGCCATCAAACAGGAAGTACGCAAACTCGCCGAAATGAAAGGCAACTTCATCATCGTCACCAACGAAATAGGAATGGGCGTACACGCAGAAACAGCCATCGGACGTAAATTCACCGACCTCCAGGGCTGGGCCAACCAATACATCGCCCATCTCGCTCAAGAAGTAACTTTAATGGTATCCGGCCTCGCCGTATCCGTCAAAGCCGCTACCGCCGCATCATAA
- a CDS encoding TonB-dependent receptor, with protein MKRLLTACCYYSLLIACLIPQSLTAQNTPNDTSRHLREINVNAKYLLDNTSSPTPAQTLDIEQLKKLTATSVADAIKSFSGVQIKDYGGIGGLKTVNVRSLGSNHVGVFYDGIQVGNPQNGSIDLGKFSLDNLEMITLFNGQSNDIFLPARNFSAASTLYLKPIKPSFAKGENIHGKATFKTGSFGLLNPGLLWQQKINDRISASISTEWINANGRYKFKRDEADKTPLTRTNADINAFRVEAAVNGNMKDSSDWSLRLYHYQSERGLPGYILVDNFDHRQRQEDRNIFIQAHYKKTFHPKYSLLVNAKFANDYMRYTDPDVLNTAKFQDNRYTQQELYLSLANKYSIKSWWDLSLSGDFIYNYVKGSQVGFAFPTRYTGYGALATAIKLPQLELQANLLGTAVSESVKFGTAAPNKQILTPAISIAYQPLKHEEFYIRAFYKDIFRMPTLNDLYYLLIGNAKLKPEYTKQYNLGLTWRKMTTSALKNFSIQVDAYYNNVTDKIVAIPTANMFRWTMINLGKVDIKGVDITQKNDWQLPATITLHTDINYTWQHARELSFGINNPIPVPYMPTHSGAVNLGLEWRTWELTYRFNYVGDRFADFADPPKNYMPAWYTSDIVAAYNLRTRKFKDIRFTAELNNILNKYYDVAYNYPMPGRNFRFMASFSF; from the coding sequence GTGAAACGTTTGCTTACAGCATGTTGCTACTACTCACTTCTCATCGCCTGCCTAATACCGCAGTCGCTGACTGCTCAAAATACCCCTAACGATACCTCCCGGCACCTCCGGGAAATCAATGTCAACGCCAAATACCTGCTGGACAACACCAGCTCCCCTACCCCCGCACAAACACTCGACATCGAACAACTCAAAAAACTAACCGCTACCTCCGTCGCTGATGCCATCAAGTCATTCTCCGGCGTTCAAATAAAAGATTATGGCGGCATAGGCGGCCTCAAAACCGTCAACGTCCGCAGCCTCGGCAGCAACCACGTCGGCGTATTCTACGATGGCATCCAAGTAGGCAACCCACAAAATGGAAGCATCGACCTGGGCAAATTCTCCCTCGACAACCTCGAAATGATCACCCTCTTCAATGGCCAAAGCAATGACATCTTCCTCCCCGCCCGCAACTTCTCCGCCGCCAGCACCCTCTACCTCAAACCCATCAAACCCTCCTTCGCAAAAGGCGAAAACATACATGGCAAAGCTACCTTCAAAACCGGCTCCTTCGGCCTCCTGAACCCCGGCCTCCTCTGGCAGCAAAAAATAAATGACCGCATCTCCGCCTCCATCAGCACCGAATGGATCAACGCCAACGGTCGCTATAAATTCAAAAGAGATGAAGCGGATAAAACACCCCTCACCCGCACCAACGCCGATATCAACGCCTTCCGCGTAGAAGCCGCCGTCAACGGCAATATGAAAGATAGCAGCGATTGGTCCCTCCGCTTGTATCACTACCAGTCCGAACGCGGACTACCGGGCTATATCCTCGTCGATAACTTCGACCACCGACAAAGACAGGAAGACCGCAACATCTTCATCCAGGCACACTACAAAAAAACATTCCACCCCAAATACAGCCTCCTGGTCAACGCCAAATTCGCTAACGACTATATGCGATACACCGACCCGGATGTACTCAACACCGCCAAATTCCAGGACAACAGGTATACCCAACAGGAACTATACCTCTCCCTGGCCAACAAATACAGCATCAAATCCTGGTGGGACCTATCCCTCAGCGGAGACTTCATCTACAACTATGTAAAAGGCTCCCAGGTAGGATTCGCATTCCCAACCCGCTACACCGGGTACGGCGCCCTCGCCACCGCCATCAAACTACCACAACTCGAACTGCAAGCCAATCTCCTCGGTACCGCCGTCAGCGAATCCGTGAAGTTCGGCACCGCAGCTCCCAACAAACAAATACTCACACCCGCAATATCGATCGCCTATCAACCTCTGAAACACGAAGAGTTCTACATAAGGGCCTTCTATAAAGACATCTTCCGGATGCCCACCCTCAACGATCTCTACTACCTCCTGATAGGAAACGCCAAGCTGAAACCAGAATATACCAAACAATACAACCTGGGCCTCACCTGGAGAAAAATGACCACCAGCGCCCTTAAAAACTTCTCCATCCAGGTAGATGCATACTACAACAACGTCACCGACAAAATAGTCGCCATCCCCACCGCCAACATGTTCCGCTGGACCATGATCAACCTGGGCAAAGTAGATATCAAAGGCGTCGACATTACACAAAAAAACGATTGGCAACTACCAGCTACCATCACCCTCCATACAGATATCAATTACACCTGGCAGCACGCCAGAGAACTCTCTTTCGGCATCAACAACCCAATCCCCGTCCCATACATGCCCACACATAGCGGCGCTGTAAACCTCGGACTGGAATGGCGCACCTGGGAACTGACCTACCGATTCAACTACGTCGGCGACCGGTTTGCCGACTTCGCAGACCCGCCGAAAAATTATATGCCCGCGTGGTATACTTCAGATATAGTAGCCGCTTACAATCTCCGTACCCGCAAATTCAAAGACATCCGGTTCACCGCAGAACTCAACAACATCCTGAACAAGTACTACGATGTCGCCTACAACTACCCGATGCCAGGTCGCAATTTCCGCTTCATGGCATCATTCTCATTTTAA
- a CDS encoding phosphonate degradation HD-domain oxygenase, with protein sequence MDYQQALAVTTEIFRLYELHGAEDYIGEPVSQLEHMSQAAQLAELAGCRDEVVLAAFFHDIGHLCAANDAASMHGYGVVDHEGLGAAYLEEKGFPSTLAQLVGSHVEAKRYLTYKFPSYYEQLSVASRETLAMQGGPMTEEEAQVFESHPLYTDMVLLREWDDQAKETDMPVPDLARYKEMAIRVLTQK encoded by the coding sequence ATGGATTATCAGCAAGCATTAGCGGTTACTACGGAGATTTTCCGGTTATATGAATTACACGGTGCGGAGGATTATATCGGGGAGCCGGTATCCCAGTTGGAGCATATGAGTCAGGCTGCGCAGCTGGCGGAGCTGGCAGGTTGCCGGGATGAGGTGGTCCTGGCTGCTTTTTTCCACGATATCGGGCATTTATGTGCGGCGAATGATGCGGCCTCTATGCATGGGTATGGTGTGGTGGATCATGAGGGGCTGGGAGCCGCTTACCTGGAGGAAAAGGGGTTTCCTTCTACGCTGGCGCAGCTGGTAGGGTCGCATGTGGAAGCGAAGCGTTATCTCACGTATAAATTCCCATCGTATTATGAGCAGCTGTCTGTGGCCAGCCGGGAGACGCTGGCGATGCAGGGCGGGCCTATGACGGAGGAGGAGGCGCAGGTATTCGAGTCTCATCCTTTGTATACGGACATGGTATTATTGCGGGAGTGGGATGATCAGGCGAAAGAGACGGATATGCCGGTGCCGGACCTGGCGAGGTATAAGGAGATGGCGATTCGGGTGCTGACTCAAAAGTAA
- a CDS encoding DUF5690 family protein, with amino-acid sequence MLQIPWLRKRLERAHYLTFSIYAALVSFGTYSCMYAFRKPFTTGIFEGVTFLGIDYKIWLVIAQTVGYAASKFYGIRFIAEMKGNRRAQSILLLVAIAWLSLLLFAIVPAPYNIVFLFVNGFPLGMIWGLVFSYLEGRRSTEFMGAVLSISFIFSSGFVKSAGKTVMVDWHVTEYWMPFVTGLLFSLPIVLFVLLLEQIPPPSVEDERMRTKRAPMNKEQRRRFVQQFLPGLILLVATYVLLTVLRDIRDNFAADIWTDLGMGQQPAVFTQTEIPISLAILAIMSLLVFVKNNYKAFMLNHLLVIVGFLIAGGSTMLFQRQQIDPVWWMMLTGLGLYMGYIPFNCIFFERLIAVFKYVSNVGFIIYVADSFGYLGSVGVLLFRNFSGMKISWSQFFGDLVIGAMATGILMMCISAWYFRRKSQHGRVLPGDVAGGTAPSDLRMITN; translated from the coding sequence ATGTTACAAATCCCCTGGTTACGTAAAAGATTGGAGCGGGCCCACTACCTTACTTTCTCTATTTATGCGGCGTTGGTGTCGTTTGGCACTTATTCGTGTATGTATGCTTTCAGGAAGCCGTTTACAACGGGCATATTTGAAGGGGTAACCTTTTTGGGTATTGACTATAAGATATGGTTGGTGATTGCGCAGACGGTGGGGTATGCGGCGAGTAAGTTTTACGGCATACGGTTTATTGCGGAGATGAAGGGGAACCGGCGTGCGCAGAGTATTTTGTTGCTGGTAGCTATTGCGTGGTTGTCATTGTTATTATTTGCGATCGTACCGGCGCCTTACAATATTGTATTCCTGTTTGTGAATGGGTTTCCGTTGGGGATGATCTGGGGGTTGGTGTTTAGTTATCTGGAGGGCAGGCGTAGTACGGAGTTTATGGGGGCGGTGTTGTCTATCAGTTTTATATTTTCTTCGGGATTTGTGAAGTCTGCCGGTAAGACGGTGATGGTGGACTGGCATGTGACGGAGTATTGGATGCCTTTTGTGACAGGCTTACTATTTTCCTTACCGATTGTACTGTTTGTATTGTTACTGGAGCAGATACCGCCGCCCAGTGTGGAGGATGAGCGTATGCGAACTAAACGTGCGCCGATGAACAAGGAGCAGCGGCGGCGTTTTGTGCAGCAGTTTTTACCCGGATTGATCTTGCTGGTGGCTACTTATGTGTTGTTGACGGTGTTGCGGGACATACGGGATAATTTTGCGGCGGATATCTGGACGGACTTGGGGATGGGGCAGCAGCCGGCGGTGTTTACGCAGACGGAGATCCCTATTTCGCTCGCTATATTGGCGATCATGAGTTTGCTGGTATTTGTAAAGAATAACTACAAGGCATTTATGTTGAATCATTTGCTGGTGATCGTGGGATTTTTGATAGCGGGAGGTAGTACGATGTTGTTCCAGCGGCAGCAGATCGATCCTGTTTGGTGGATGATGTTGACGGGGTTGGGCCTTTATATGGGGTATATTCCTTTTAACTGTATCTTTTTCGAGCGGCTGATCGCGGTGTTCAAGTATGTGAGCAATGTGGGTTTTATCATTTATGTGGCTGATTCTTTTGGTTACCTGGGCAGTGTGGGGGTCTTGTTGTTCCGGAATTTCAGCGGGATGAAGATTTCCTGGAGTCAGTTTTTCGGCGACCTGGTGATCGGGGCGATGGCGACGGGTATATTGATGATGTGTATATCAGCCTGGTATTTCCGGCGTAAGAGTCAGCACGGGCGTGTATTGCCCGGGGATGTAGCCGGTGGTACGGCGCCATCGGATCTGCGTATGATCACGAACTAA